In Lysobacter luteus, a single window of DNA contains:
- the btuB gene encoding TonB-dependent vitamin B12 receptor → MRFRLAPLAAAVALLIPALSAAPAHAEAAAPPQAKDLDQVVVTATRTLLDVDAVLAPVEVIDRDAIERSQARSLPDLLAGRAGVSLANQGGTGKLTTLFLRGAESDHIVVLVDGIRVGSPTSGLVSLQNLPVALIERIEIVRGPRSSLYGSEAIGGVIQIFTRRDAAGWAPRMHIGGGSHGAHEYGVGFAGREGRAWFGADYAFQRTEGFNACDVAEPTPFSGGCFISTPEPDLDGYVQHALSLRTGIDLGHWQLSAQGLRSEGENDFDGDYSNRSETLQQVVGGSVRWRPSDTAQFKLTAGRNVDASDQFNHGTYIGFFDTDRDSAGLQGDFGLARDHLLSVGVDWVRDRVDGDTVYVTDERDNRAAFAQYQARAGRHGLQAAVRRDDNEQFGGHTTGSLAWGLDFAGGWRVSAGWGTAFKAPTFNELYYPFFGNPDLRPEESETAELGVGWKNGTVDLRLDAFDTRVEDLIAFDAAIGLPNNVERARMRGAELGIATDVADWQVAASLSWLDTRNRTFNTDLELPRRARHGARVELDRAFGDLRIGLTGIAEGPRYDDVANTMRLAGRATLDLRAEYALTRALTLQGRVANVFDRDYETVAFYNQPGREWFVTLRYAPAD, encoded by the coding sequence ATGCGATTCCGCCTTGCCCCGCTCGCCGCCGCCGTGGCGCTGCTCATCCCGGCCCTGTCGGCCGCCCCCGCCCATGCCGAGGCCGCGGCGCCACCGCAGGCGAAGGACCTGGACCAAGTGGTCGTCACCGCCACCCGCACCCTGCTCGATGTCGACGCCGTGCTGGCGCCGGTGGAGGTGATCGACCGCGATGCGATCGAGCGCAGCCAGGCGCGTTCGCTGCCGGACCTGCTCGCCGGCCGCGCCGGCGTATCGCTGGCCAACCAGGGCGGCACCGGCAAGCTGACCACGCTGTTCCTGCGGGGCGCGGAGTCCGACCACATCGTGGTGCTGGTCGACGGCATCCGCGTGGGCTCGCCGACTTCCGGCCTGGTGTCGTTGCAGAACCTGCCGGTCGCGCTGATCGAGCGGATCGAGATTGTCCGCGGGCCGCGCTCGAGCCTGTACGGCAGCGAGGCGATCGGCGGGGTGATCCAGATCTTTACCCGCCGCGACGCCGCCGGCTGGGCGCCGCGCATGCACATCGGTGGCGGCAGCCACGGCGCGCACGAGTACGGCGTCGGCTTCGCCGGCCGCGAAGGGCGTGCCTGGTTCGGCGCCGACTACGCGTTCCAGCGCACCGAAGGATTCAACGCCTGCGACGTCGCCGAGCCCACCCCGTTCTCGGGCGGGTGCTTCATCAGCACCCCCGAACCCGACCTCGACGGCTACGTCCAGCACGCGCTCTCGTTGCGTACGGGCATCGACCTCGGCCATTGGCAACTGTCGGCCCAGGGGCTGCGCAGCGAGGGTGAGAACGACTTCGACGGCGACTACAGCAACCGCTCCGAGACCCTGCAGCAGGTGGTCGGCGGCAGCGTGCGCTGGCGACCATCCGACACCGCCCAGTTCAAGCTCACGGCCGGCCGCAACGTCGATGCCTCCGACCAGTTCAACCACGGCACCTACATCGGCTTCTTCGACACCGACCGCGACAGCGCCGGCCTGCAGGGCGACTTCGGCCTGGCCCGCGACCACCTGCTCAGCGTGGGCGTGGACTGGGTACGCGACCGTGTCGACGGCGACACCGTGTACGTCACCGACGAGCGCGACAACCGCGCCGCCTTCGCCCAGTACCAGGCGCGCGCGGGGCGCCATGGCCTGCAGGCGGCGGTGCGCCGCGATGACAACGAGCAGTTCGGCGGGCACACCACCGGCAGCCTCGCCTGGGGCCTCGATTTCGCCGGCGGTTGGCGGGTCAGTGCGGGCTGGGGGACCGCGTTCAAGGCGCCGACCTTCAACGAGCTGTACTACCCGTTCTTCGGCAACCCGGACCTGCGGCCGGAGGAGTCGGAGACGGCCGAGCTGGGCGTCGGCTGGAAGAACGGCACGGTCGACCTGCGCCTGGATGCATTCGACACGAGGGTCGAGGACCTGATCGCCTTCGACGCGGCGATCGGCTTGCCCAACAATGTCGAGCGTGCGCGCATGCGCGGCGCCGAGCTCGGCATCGCCACCGACGTCGCCGACTGGCAGGTGGCCGCCAGCCTGAGTTGGCTCGACACCCGTAACCGGACCTTCAATACCGACCTGGAACTGCCACGCCGCGCCCGCCACGGCGCGCGGGTCGAGCTCGACCGCGCCTTCGGCGACCTGCGCATTGGACTGACCGGCATCGCTGAAGGGCCGCGCTACGACGACGTCGCCAACACGATGCGGCTGGCCGGGCGTGCCACCCTGGATCTGCGCGCGGAATACGCGTTGACCCGCGCCCTCACCCTGCAGGGCCGCGTCGCCAACGTGTTCGATCGCGACTACGAGACCGTGGCGTTCTACAACCAGCCCGGACGCGAGTGGTTCGTGACCCTGCGATACGCCCCGGCGGACTGA
- a CDS encoding GtrA family protein, which yields MSLTRQGRTFVLVGALQYLVDWGVMVLLSHNGLPVEPANIAGRVSGALLGFWLNGRFTFAGDDTAVGRRQFLRFILLWLLTTAISTWSMGVIDDVAGLKWSWLAKPAIEVLLGGFGFLVSRHWIYRR from the coding sequence ATGAGCCTGACCCGGCAAGGCCGCACCTTCGTGCTGGTCGGCGCGCTGCAGTACCTGGTCGACTGGGGCGTGATGGTGTTGCTCAGCCACAACGGCCTGCCGGTTGAACCGGCAAACATCGCCGGCCGCGTCAGTGGGGCGCTGCTGGGGTTCTGGTTGAACGGCCGCTTCACCTTCGCCGGCGACGATACCGCCGTGGGCCGCCGCCAGTTCCTGCGCTTCATCCTCCTGTGGCTGCTGACCACCGCAATCAGCACCTGGTCGATGGGCGTCATCGACGACGTGGCCGGGCTGAAGTGGTCGTGGCTGGCGAAGCCCGCCATCGAGGTGCTGCTCGGGGGGTTCGGCTTCCTGGTGTCCCGGCACTGGATCTACCGGCGCTGA
- a CDS encoding GAF domain-containing protein, with product MFTASALSGSKPEQYAELAAQARALLSGESDRIANAANLSALVYHALPDLNWVGFYFFDGRELVVGPFQGQPACVRIPLDKGVCGAAASSRQTQRVADVDAFPGHIACDSASRSEVVVPLVHGDSLVGVFDIDSPRTGRFDEDDQRGMEALARVYLESLA from the coding sequence ATGTTCACCGCCAGCGCCCTGTCCGGCAGCAAGCCGGAGCAATACGCCGAGCTCGCCGCGCAGGCCCGCGCGCTGCTGTCCGGCGAATCCGATCGCATCGCCAACGCCGCCAACCTGTCGGCGCTGGTCTACCACGCATTGCCGGACCTCAACTGGGTCGGCTTCTACTTCTTCGACGGCCGGGAGCTCGTCGTCGGGCCGTTCCAGGGGCAGCCGGCGTGCGTGCGGATCCCGCTCGACAAGGGCGTTTGCGGCGCCGCCGCCAGCAGTCGCCAGACCCAGCGCGTGGCCGACGTGGACGCCTTCCCCGGCCACATCGCCTGCGATTCGGCGTCGCGTTCGGAAGTGGTGGTGCCACTGGTGCACGGCGACAGCCTGGTCGGCGTGTTCGATATCGACAGTCCGCGCACCGGTCGCTTCGACGAGGACGACCAGCGCGGCATGGAAGCACTGGCCCGGGTCTACCTGGAGTCGCTCGCATGA
- a CDS encoding F0F1 ATP synthase subunit epsilon, giving the protein MASTFRCDIVSAEEEIFHGEAVLLVATGELGELGIAPKHAPLITRLKPGKVVVTLPNGEQLDFAVSGGILEVQPQVVTVLADTAIRAQDIDEAAVRAAKEEAERVLARRAEPMEIAEAQAKMAEVMAQLSALERLRKNVKH; this is encoded by the coding sequence ATGGCATCCACGTTCCGTTGCGACATCGTCAGTGCCGAGGAAGAGATCTTCCACGGCGAGGCCGTACTGCTGGTCGCCACCGGCGAGCTCGGCGAGCTCGGCATCGCGCCCAAGCATGCGCCGCTGATCACCCGCCTGAAGCCGGGCAAGGTCGTGGTGACCCTGCCCAACGGCGAGCAGCTGGACTTCGCGGTGTCCGGCGGCATCCTCGAGGTGCAGCCGCAGGTCGTGACCGTGCTGGCCGACACCGCGATCCGCGCCCAGGACATCGACGAAGCGGCCGTGCGTGCCGCCAAGGAAGAAGCCGAACGCGTGCTCGCGCGTCGCGCCGAGCCGATGGAGATCGCCGAAGCCCAGGCCAAGATGGCCGAGGTCATGGCACAGCTGTCGGCACTCGAGCGCCTGCGCAAGAACGTCAAGCACTGA
- the bioD gene encoding dethiobiotin synthase has translation MISPPATPPRLPARFYVTGTDTGVGKSVASAALLHALRARGGRVVGMKPVASGCEVVEGGWRNEDALLLQAASDPRPAYADVNPYALRAPVAPELALRDEGIELSLARILQAYERLAAQADRVVVEGVGGWMAPLSATLDQLDLVRALDLPVVLVVGMRLGCINHARLTVRALAEDGVRLAGWIANEVEPAMPRLDENVAILRMRLPAPYWGRLPHAPTPDPARLACHLQLQAV, from the coding sequence ATGATCTCCCCACCCGCGACTCCCCCCCGGCTTCCCGCGCGCTTCTACGTCACCGGCACCGACACGGGTGTAGGCAAGTCGGTCGCATCGGCGGCGTTACTGCATGCACTGCGCGCGCGTGGCGGCCGGGTGGTCGGGATGAAGCCGGTCGCCAGTGGTTGCGAGGTTGTCGAGGGCGGTTGGCGCAACGAGGACGCGCTGCTGTTGCAGGCGGCCAGCGACCCGCGGCCGGCGTATGCAGACGTCAACCCGTACGCATTGCGTGCGCCGGTGGCGCCCGAGCTGGCGCTGCGAGACGAGGGCATCGAACTGTCGCTGGCGCGGATCCTCCAGGCCTACGAGCGGCTTGCCGCGCAGGCCGACCGGGTCGTGGTCGAGGGTGTCGGTGGCTGGATGGCCCCGTTGTCGGCGACGCTCGACCAGCTCGACCTGGTACGCGCGCTGGACCTGCCGGTGGTGCTGGTGGTCGGGATGCGGCTGGGATGCATCAACCATGCGCGACTGACCGTGCGCGCACTGGCGGAGGACGGCGTCAGGCTTGCCGGCTGGATCGCCAACGAGGTGGAACCGGCGATGCCGCGGCTGGACGAAAACGTCGCGATCCTGCGCATGCGCCTGCCCGCACCTTACTGGGGGCGGCTGCCGCATGCCCCGACGCCCGACCCGGCCCGGCTTGCCTGCCACCTGCAGCTGCAGGCGGTCTGA
- the glmS gene encoding glutamine--fructose-6-phosphate transaminase (isomerizing), translating to MCGIVGAIADRDVVPVLIEGLKRLEYRGYDSAGIAVLDGADVRRVRRTGRVSEMEGAAQAEGFHAQVGIGHTRWATHGGVTEANAHPHVSHGVALVHNGIIENHDQQREKLRAMGYSFESQTDTEVIAHLIHSFLTQGLNLLAAVQRAVAELHGAYALAVVSRKEPGRMIAARMGCPLLVGLGEGENFVASDVSAIIQATRRVIFLEEGDTAEITRESVNVFDEAGAPVERDVHVSDVSLASLELGPYRHFMQKEIHEQPRAIADTIEAVIDNAGFSPQLFGADAADVLRGVEGVQILACGTSYYAGLTARYWIEAIAGLPCSVEIASEYRYRAAVANPRHLVVTISQSGETLDTMEALKYAKSLGHDKTLSICNVPESAIPRASRLVYYTRAGAEIGVASTKAFTTQLVALFTLTATLAKLNGRLDETREADYLEALRHLPGSVQHALNLEPQIMAWAERFALKDDALFLGRGVHYPIALEGALKLKEISYIHAEAYPAGELKHGPLALVDEDMPVVVIAPNDSLLEKVKSNMQEVRARGGELFVFTDEDSQFGPSEGVHVIRAPRHVGALSPIMHTIPVQLLAYHVALARGTDVDKPRNLAKSVTVE from the coding sequence ATGTGTGGAATCGTTGGCGCGATCGCGGATCGCGACGTGGTACCCGTCCTGATCGAGGGCCTCAAGCGGCTCGAGTACCGCGGCTACGACTCGGCCGGCATCGCCGTGCTCGACGGCGCGGACGTGCGCCGGGTGCGCCGTACCGGGCGCGTCTCGGAGATGGAGGGCGCGGCGCAGGCGGAAGGCTTCCACGCGCAGGTCGGCATCGGCCACACCCGCTGGGCCACCCACGGCGGCGTGACCGAAGCCAACGCGCACCCGCACGTCAGCCACGGCGTGGCGCTGGTGCACAACGGCATCATCGAGAACCACGATCAGCAGCGCGAGAAACTCCGCGCGATGGGGTACTCATTCGAGTCGCAGACCGACACCGAAGTCATCGCGCACCTGATCCATTCCTTTCTTACGCAGGGCCTGAACCTGCTCGCGGCGGTCCAGCGCGCGGTTGCCGAGCTGCACGGCGCGTATGCGCTGGCGGTGGTGAGCCGCAAGGAGCCGGGCCGGATGATCGCCGCGCGCATGGGTTGCCCGCTGCTGGTCGGCCTCGGGGAAGGCGAGAACTTCGTCGCCAGTGACGTCTCCGCGATCATCCAGGCCACGCGCCGGGTGATCTTCCTGGAGGAGGGCGACACCGCCGAGATCACCCGTGAGTCGGTGAACGTGTTCGACGAGGCCGGTGCCCCGGTCGAGCGCGATGTGCACGTCTCGGACGTGTCGCTGGCCTCGCTCGAGCTCGGCCCGTACCGGCATTTCATGCAGAAGGAGATCCACGAGCAGCCGCGCGCGATCGCCGACACCATCGAGGCGGTGATCGACAACGCCGGGTTCTCCCCACAGCTGTTCGGGGCCGACGCCGCCGACGTGCTGCGGGGCGTCGAAGGTGTGCAGATCCTGGCCTGCGGCACCAGCTATTACGCCGGCCTGACCGCGCGTTACTGGATCGAAGCCATTGCCGGGCTGCCGTGTTCGGTCGAGATCGCCAGCGAATACCGCTACCGCGCGGCGGTCGCCAACCCCCGCCATCTCGTCGTGACCATTTCGCAGTCGGGTGAAACGCTCGACACGATGGAGGCGCTCAAGTACGCCAAGTCGCTCGGCCACGACAAGACGCTGTCGATCTGCAACGTGCCCGAGAGCGCCATCCCGCGCGCCAGCCGGCTGGTCTATTACACCCGCGCCGGTGCCGAGATCGGTGTCGCTTCGACCAAGGCGTTCACCACCCAGCTGGTCGCGCTGTTCACCCTGACCGCGACGCTGGCCAAGCTCAACGGGCGGCTCGACGAAACCCGGGAAGCCGATTACCTGGAGGCGCTGCGCCACCTGCCGGGCAGCGTCCAGCACGCGCTCAACCTCGAACCGCAGATCATGGCCTGGGCCGAGCGGTTCGCGTTGAAGGACGACGCGCTGTTCCTGGGCCGCGGGGTGCACTACCCGATCGCGCTGGAAGGCGCGCTCAAGCTCAAGGAGATCTCCTACATCCACGCCGAGGCGTATCCGGCTGGCGAGCTCAAGCACGGCCCGCTGGCGCTGGTCGACGAGGACATGCCGGTGGTGGTGATCGCCCCCAACGACAGCCTGCTGGAGAAGGTGAAGTCGAACATGCAGGAAGTGCGTGCGCGCGGCGGCGAGCTGTTCGTGTTCACCGACGAGGACAGCCAGTTCGGTCCGTCCGAGGGCGTGCACGTGATCCGCGCGCCCCGCCACGTCGGTGCGCTGAGCCCGATCATGCACACCATCCCCGTGCAACTGCTGGCCTACCACGTGGCGCTGGCCCGCGGAACCGACGTCGACAAGCCGCGTAACCTGGCCAAGTCGGTGACGGTGGAATAG
- the glmU gene encoding bifunctional UDP-N-acetylglucosamine diphosphorylase/glucosamine-1-phosphate N-acetyltransferase GlmU: MPAPLHVVILAAGEGKRMKSALPKVLQKIAGQPMLGHVIATARALRPAGIHVVYGHHGERVRDAFADQPDLHWSEQAQRLGTGHALQQAMPDVPQDARILVLYGDVPLITADTLQRLLDAPGRIAVLVADLEDPTGYGRIVRDAQGNVGRIVEHKDADEEQREISTVNTGILVADGEPLRRWLSHLDSDNAQGEYYLTDVFAAAAAEFSAAEMVHVEDPVEVEGANDAWQLAQLERAFQRRAAHALCVTGARLADPARIDVRGEVTVGSDVEIDVDVVFEGRVELADGVRIGPFCRLRNVRLGPGTEVRAHCDLDGAVVEGAATIGPFARLRPGTVLADGVHIGNFVETKNAKVGVTSKINHLSYVGDALIGVGVNVGAGTITCNYDGVNKSTTRIEDGAFIGSNSSLVAPVTIGKEATIAAGSVVTREAPAGRLTVARSRQAVVEGWQRPKKK, from the coding sequence ATGCCCGCCCCACTGCACGTCGTCATCCTCGCCGCTGGCGAAGGCAAGCGGATGAAATCCGCGCTCCCCAAGGTGCTGCAGAAGATCGCGGGGCAGCCGATGCTCGGCCACGTCATCGCGACGGCGCGCGCGTTGCGGCCGGCGGGGATCCACGTGGTCTACGGCCACCATGGCGAGCGCGTCCGCGATGCCTTTGCAGACCAGCCCGACCTGCACTGGAGCGAGCAGGCCCAGCGGCTCGGCACCGGCCACGCGTTGCAGCAGGCCATGCCGGACGTGCCACAGGACGCCCGCATCCTGGTGCTCTACGGCGACGTGCCATTGATCACCGCCGATACGTTGCAGCGGCTGCTTGACGCGCCGGGACGGATCGCCGTGCTCGTCGCCGACCTCGAGGACCCCACCGGGTACGGCCGTATCGTCAGGGACGCACAGGGCAACGTCGGCCGCATCGTCGAGCACAAGGACGCCGACGAGGAACAGCGCGAGATCAGCACGGTCAACACCGGCATCCTGGTCGCCGACGGCGAACCGCTGCGGCGTTGGCTGTCGCATCTGGACAGCGACAACGCGCAGGGCGAGTACTACCTCACCGACGTGTTCGCCGCCGCCGCGGCGGAGTTCAGCGCGGCCGAGATGGTGCATGTCGAGGACCCGGTCGAAGTCGAGGGCGCAAACGACGCGTGGCAGCTGGCGCAGCTGGAGCGGGCGTTCCAGCGCCGCGCCGCACACGCCCTGTGCGTCACCGGGGCGCGGCTGGCGGACCCGGCCCGGATCGACGTGCGCGGCGAGGTGACGGTCGGCAGCGATGTGGAAATCGATGTCGACGTGGTGTTCGAGGGACGGGTGGAACTCGCCGACGGGGTGCGGATCGGCCCGTTCTGCCGGTTACGCAATGTCAGGCTGGGCCCGGGGACCGAGGTGCGGGCGCACTGCGACCTGGATGGCGCGGTGGTCGAGGGCGCCGCGACGATCGGCCCGTTCGCACGGCTCCGGCCCGGCACGGTGCTCGCCGATGGCGTGCACATCGGCAACTTCGTCGAGACCAAGAACGCCAAGGTCGGCGTGACCAGCAAGATCAACCACCTCAGCTATGTCGGCGACGCGCTGATCGGGGTCGGCGTCAACGTCGGTGCGGGCACGATCACCTGCAACTACGACGGCGTGAACAAGTCGACCACGCGCATCGAGGACGGCGCCTTCATCGGCTCCAACAGCTCGCTGGTGGCGCCAGTGACGATCGGTAAGGAAGCGACCATCGCCGCCGGTTCGGTGGTGACCCGTGAAGCGCCCGCCGGCCGGCTGACAGTGGCGCGCTCGCGGCAGGCCGTGGTCGAGGGCTGGCAGCGGCCAAAGAAGAAGTAG
- a CDS encoding TfoX/Sxy family protein yields MNEAAKLRNIGPKSAAWLRQVGLRTREDIAEAGPVEAFMRVKRAGFKPTLNLLYAIEGALQDCHWQEVPDARRTELVSAAEAAIAGLPAPRHKPPAGPVRTTVLTADTVPERPDEA; encoded by the coding sequence ATGAACGAGGCCGCCAAGCTGCGCAACATCGGGCCCAAGTCGGCCGCCTGGCTGCGCCAGGTCGGTCTGCGCACGCGCGAGGACATCGCCGAGGCCGGGCCGGTGGAAGCCTTCATGCGGGTCAAGCGCGCGGGCTTCAAACCCACCCTCAACCTGCTGTACGCGATCGAAGGCGCCCTGCAGGACTGCCATTGGCAGGAAGTCCCCGATGCCCGCCGGACCGAGCTGGTGAGCGCGGCGGAAGCTGCGATCGCCGGCTTGCCGGCGCCGCGCCACAAGCCCCCGGCGGGGCCGGTACGCACCACCGTGCTGACCGCCGACACGGTGCCCGAGCGCCCGGACGAGGCGTAA
- a CDS encoding efflux RND transporter periplasmic adaptor subunit has translation MRRNPLITALLLAGALALGGCGDDPAAEGAAAGGPPGGMQLPVETVTLQPEPLEGGLQTVGSLRADESVVVRPEVGGRIERIHFEEGGSVRAGQPLFSLDASLARASLNEAAANLENSRRANARAAELAEKQLIARSDYDQTRANYAVDQARVASARTALDKMTLRAPFSGRIGLREVSVGDYVSIGQDLVTLVRMDPIEVDFSVPEGALPQLRQGQSISITVDAFPGETFGGKVVAIAPVIDPNSRSVQLRAQIANPDARLRPGQFAKLTLDTSTGGDAILVPEQALMQEGETRFVFTVVDGKAVRTEVTTGRRVPGKVQVLDGLQAGDVVIVAGQGKPMMQDGMPVMVMSAEGAGAPAAPDAAPANAPDDDAGQG, from the coding sequence ATGCGCCGCAACCCCCTGATCACCGCACTGTTGCTCGCCGGCGCACTCGCCCTTGGCGGGTGTGGCGACGATCCCGCGGCCGAAGGCGCCGCTGCCGGTGGTCCGCCGGGCGGCATGCAGCTCCCGGTCGAGACCGTGACCCTGCAACCCGAGCCGCTCGAGGGCGGGCTGCAGACCGTCGGCAGCCTGCGCGCGGACGAGTCCGTCGTGGTACGCCCGGAGGTGGGTGGCCGCATCGAGCGCATCCATTTCGAGGAGGGCGGCAGCGTCCGTGCCGGGCAGCCGCTCTTCAGCCTGGACGCGAGCCTGGCGCGTGCCAGCCTCAACGAGGCAGCCGCCAACCTCGAGAACAGCCGGCGCGCCAACGCGCGTGCCGCCGAGCTGGCCGAGAAGCAGTTGATCGCGCGCTCGGACTACGACCAGACCCGGGCCAACTACGCGGTCGACCAGGCCCGCGTGGCCTCGGCCCGCACCGCGCTCGACAAGATGACGCTGCGGGCGCCGTTCTCGGGCCGGATCGGCCTGCGCGAGGTCAGCGTCGGCGACTACGTCAGCATCGGCCAGGACCTGGTCACGCTGGTGCGGATGGACCCGATCGAGGTCGACTTCAGCGTGCCCGAGGGCGCGCTGCCGCAGCTGCGCCAGGGGCAGTCGATCAGCATCACCGTCGACGCGTTCCCCGGCGAGACGTTCGGCGGCAAGGTGGTCGCGATCGCGCCGGTGATCGACCCCAACAGCCGCAGCGTCCAGCTGCGCGCGCAGATCGCCAACCCCGACGCACGGTTGCGCCCGGGCCAGTTCGCCAAGCTCACGCTCGACACCAGCACCGGCGGCGACGCGATCCTGGTGCCCGAACAGGCCCTGATGCAGGAGGGCGAAACCCGTTTCGTGTTCACCGTGGTCGATGGCAAGGCCGTCCGCACCGAGGTCACCACCGGGCGTCGCGTGCCGGGCAAGGTGCAGGTGCTCGACGGGCTGCAGGCCGGCGACGTGGTGATCGTGGCCGGGCAGGGCAAGCCGATGATGCAGGACGGGATGCCGGTGATGGTGATGTCTGCCGAGGGCGCCGGGGCACCCGCCGCACCCGACGCGGCACCGGCGAACGCGCCCGACGACGACGCCGGCCAGGGCTGA